The following are encoded in a window of Candidatus Goldiibacteriota bacterium HGW-Goldbacteria-1 genomic DNA:
- a CDS encoding TrpB-like pyridoxal phosphate-dependent enzyme, giving the protein MSDTRKFILQEKDIPNAWYNIIPDLPTPLDPPLHPGTGKPLGPADLAPIFPMALIEQEMSPKQWIDIPGEILDIYKIWRPSPLFRARGLEKLLDTPAKIYYKYEGVSPAGSHKPNSAIAQAYYNKKEGVKKLVTETGAGQWGSALALAGTMMGLEVEVYMVKVSYDAKPYRKLMMQTWGAKVFSSPTKFTEIGKKILAEHPDSNGSLGIAISEAVEVAAKDPHAKYALGSVLNHVALHQTVIGLEAKKQMEMAGDYPDIVIACHGGGSNFAGTAFPFAYDKMKGNKKNLRLIAAEPAACPTLTKGVNTYDFGDTGEMTPLLMMYTLGHKFMPSGIHAGGLRYHGASPLVSNLLKNGVIEAVANNQTECFDAAIQFAKTEGIIPAPESSHAIRVAINEALIAKETGEKKVILFNLSGHGNFDFAAYEAYLTGKMVDVPLPQSDIDDGLKSVPKR; this is encoded by the coding sequence ATGTCAGACACAAGAAAATTTATTCTTCAGGAAAAAGATATCCCGAACGCATGGTACAACATCATTCCGGATCTGCCAACACCACTGGATCCGCCGCTTCATCCGGGAACAGGCAAACCGCTTGGGCCTGCTGACCTTGCTCCTATTTTCCCCATGGCTTTAATTGAACAGGAAATGTCACCCAAACAGTGGATAGACATTCCCGGAGAAATTCTGGATATTTATAAAATATGGAGGCCGTCGCCTTTATTCCGCGCCAGAGGGCTTGAAAAGCTGCTTGATACACCGGCAAAAATTTATTATAAATACGAAGGCGTGTCTCCGGCAGGAAGCCACAAACCTAATTCAGCCATTGCGCAGGCGTATTACAATAAAAAAGAGGGCGTAAAGAAACTTGTAACGGAAACCGGGGCAGGGCAGTGGGGTTCCGCGCTTGCGCTTGCCGGCACGATGATGGGCCTTGAAGTGGAAGTATATATGGTAAAGGTAAGCTATGACGCAAAACCATACAGAAAGCTTATGATGCAGACATGGGGTGCAAAAGTATTTTCTTCCCCCACAAAGTTTACCGAAATAGGAAAAAAGATACTGGCAGAACATCCGGATTCCAACGGCTCGCTGGGCATTGCAATATCCGAGGCTGTTGAAGTGGCGGCAAAAGACCCGCACGCGAAATACGCGCTGGGAAGCGTTTTAAACCACGTGGCGCTGCACCAGACAGTTATAGGGCTTGAAGCAAAAAAACAGATGGAAATGGCAGGGGATTATCCTGATATTGTAATAGCGTGCCACGGCGGCGGAAGTAATTTTGCCGGGACCGCTTTCCCTTTTGCGTACGATAAAATGAAAGGTAATAAGAAAAACTTAAGGTTAATCGCGGCTGAACCTGCTGCATGCCCTACACTTACAAAGGGAGTTAATACTTATGATTTTGGCGATACGGGCGAAATGACACCGCTTTTAATGATGTATACGCTTGGCCATAAATTTATGCCGTCAGGAATTCACGCGGGCGGGCTTAGGTATCATGGAGCTTCGCCGCTTGTTTCAAACCTGTTAAAAAACGGGGTCATTGAAGCTGTGGCAAATAACCAGACAGAGTGTTTTGATGCTGCAATACAGTTCGCTAAAACGGAAGGCATAATTCCCGCGCCGGAAAGCTCCCATGCTATCAGAGTGGCTATTAACGAGGCGTTAATAGCAAAGGAAACAGGCGAAAAGAAGGTTATTTTGTTCAATTTAAGCGGGCATGGTAATTTTGATTTCGCGGCTTATGAAGCATATCTGACCGGTAAAATGGTTGATGTACCGCTGCCGCAGTCTGATATTGATGATGGTTTAAAAAGCGTTCCAAAGAGGTAA